In the genome of Pseudoalteromonas rubra, one region contains:
- a CDS encoding RebB family R body protein has protein sequence MAFPTAVNSQITDSVSQVNTKVLGDAPAVATGNFMIATSQALSNAAHNATSGQQNNSVTAQAALVQGVDTLLGLNTATTAEGISRVFR, from the coding sequence ATGGCATTTCCAACCGCTGTAAACAGTCAAATTACCGATTCAGTCTCACAAGTGAACACTAAAGTACTGGGAGACGCACCTGCTGTCGCCACAGGTAACTTTATGATTGCAACCAGCCAGGCGTTATCAAATGCTGCACACAATGCGACATCTGGCCAGCAAAACAACAGCGTAACTGCTCAGGCTGCGCTTGTGCAAGGCGTAGATACCTTGCTGGGCCTTAACACAGCGACGACGGCGGAAGGCATTTCACGCGTATTCCGTTAA
- a CDS encoding RebB family R body protein — protein sequence MAFPTAVNSQITDSVTQANVQVLGDAPSIAMGNLFQATSQALANAAHNATAAQQQANITAQAVTTMGVNILYSIDTATTGVATSKIFA from the coding sequence ATGGCTTTTCCAACCGCGGTAAACAGTCAAATAACAGACTCTGTTACACAAGCCAATGTACAGGTGCTGGGCGATGCCCCATCCATTGCGATGGGCAACTTGTTCCAGGCAACCTCGCAAGCGCTGGCTAATGCAGCACACAACGCAACCGCTGCACAACAACAGGCAAATATTACCGCGCAAGCGGTAACAACAATGGGTGTGAATATTCTTTACTCCATTGACACTGCAACGACTGGCGTCGCCACCAGCAAGATCTTTGCGTAA
- a CDS encoding DUF4157 domain-containing protein, which translates to MEKLTGVNLADVRVHYNSPKPALVQAHAYAQGRDIYLSPGQEKHLPHELGHVAQQALGMVQPTTEVNGVAVNDDPKLEQQATDWGNMALKLGGLR; encoded by the coding sequence ATGGAAAAACTTACTGGTGTGAATCTGGCTGATGTGCGGGTGCACTACAACTCACCCAAACCGGCTCTGGTTCAAGCTCACGCATATGCACAAGGACGTGATATCTATCTGTCGCCCGGTCAGGAGAAACATCTGCCCCATGAACTGGGCCATGTTGCTCAGCAGGCACTCGGTATGGTGCAGCCTACCACAGAGGTCAATGGTGTGGCGGTGAATGACGATCCAAAGCTTGAGCAACAGGCCACAGACTGGGGAAATATGGCGCTAAAACTGGGGGGGCTAAGGTAG
- a CDS encoding RebB family R body protein has product MLNTFNAQAFSLAAASTSMGHSISLLMENAVQNEARSQVTSSAAVAQCCALMIAVGTAAIKPG; this is encoded by the coding sequence GTGCTAAATACCTTTAATGCACAAGCCTTTTCGCTGGCGGCGGCGTCTACTTCAATGGGCCATTCAATTTCGTTGCTGATGGAAAATGCAGTTCAAAACGAAGCAAGAAGCCAGGTTACATCCAGCGCGGCTGTCGCGCAATGCTGTGCACTCATGATAGCTGTGGGCACTGCTGCAATTAAACCAGGATAA
- a CDS encoding endonuclease/exonuclease/phosphatase family protein produces the protein MSNQFNVLSMNTHLFVDSSPGFFDTSLIYLDKQRAEKIIELSNGNFNVIGLTEVWGDKMRRQMATAFDGYNTFIPQADSKTAFVAGSPGMTLSVKGQWAGGYQPSFVFYQDMVGADKLAFKGVSTAITRVNGQVLGLVQTHAQASYTETEKRDTKARDRQFRQTLFPAIVHLQNLLESLSIKAPIILLGDLNVVADTNEYKWFLNELEQLGFYDCWTKVNGSQPGYTYEPRKNALVKRWDKTQVAPQRLDYIFLNPNNSGYRCTQMSVLSQWKLTTATSDSDLSDHYPVSACFEKAPA, from the coding sequence ATGTCTAATCAATTTAATGTGTTGTCGATGAATACTCATCTGTTTGTAGATAGTTCACCTGGATTTTTCGACACTAGTCTAATCTATTTAGATAAGCAGCGAGCTGAGAAAATTATTGAGTTAAGCAACGGTAATTTCAATGTCATTGGTTTGACCGAGGTGTGGGGTGACAAAATGCGGCGCCAAATGGCGACGGCTTTTGACGGGTACAATACGTTTATTCCTCAGGCTGACTCAAAAACAGCCTTTGTTGCAGGCAGCCCGGGCATGACGTTAAGCGTGAAAGGTCAATGGGCAGGCGGCTATCAACCGAGCTTTGTATTTTATCAAGATATGGTTGGTGCCGACAAGCTCGCGTTTAAAGGTGTTTCCACAGCAATCACCCGAGTTAATGGACAAGTGCTTGGTTTGGTACAAACTCATGCACAAGCTAGTTATACTGAAACTGAAAAAAGGGATACCAAAGCCAGAGATCGTCAATTTAGACAAACATTATTCCCAGCTATCGTGCATCTACAAAACTTGCTTGAAAGCCTGTCAATCAAGGCTCCAATTATACTATTGGGTGATTTAAATGTGGTTGCCGATACGAATGAATATAAGTGGTTTTTGAACGAACTTGAGCAGCTTGGTTTTTATGATTGCTGGACTAAAGTGAATGGCAGCCAACCGGGGTACACTTATGAACCCAGAAAAAACGCTTTGGTTAAACGTTGGGACAAAACCCAAGTAGCCCCCCAGCGGCTTGATTACATTTTTTTAAATCCTAATAACAGCGGTTATCGTTGTACTCAAATGTCAGTACTTTCGCAGTGGAAACTCACCACAGCGACTTCTGACTCAGATTTGTCAGATCATTATCCGGTCAGTGCATGTTTTGAAAAAGCCCCGGCTTAA
- a CDS encoding RebB family R body protein, whose product MSTVNDQITDSVNQVNTLMMGSAPVQSMGMLNVAATETIGMSMFNAISTQQNAQTSASAAVAASCAKMLQQSPPMPEKKPAPDEKADLSQIEALVQELLKQHTDAKDNSQS is encoded by the coding sequence ATGAGTACAGTCAATGACCAAATTACCGACTCGGTAAACCAAGTAAATACCCTGATGATGGGCTCTGCCCCTGTGCAGTCAATGGGTATGCTTAATGTCGCCGCAACCGAAACCATAGGTATGTCGATGTTCAACGCCATTTCAACGCAGCAAAATGCGCAAACATCTGCCTCAGCAGCAGTGGCGGCCAGTTGCGCAAAAATGCTGCAACAATCACCACCCATGCCCGAGAAAAAACCGGCGCCCGATGAAAAGGCGGATCTGAGTCAAATAGAAGCACTCGTTCAGGAGCTGCTTAAACAGCACACAGATGCGAAAGATAATTCACAATCTTAG